The sequence below is a genomic window from Syntrophorhabdaceae bacterium.
ACGCCACCTCGCCATGGGGCAGGTAGGAAGCGATGATCCTGCCGACGAAACTGTTGATGGGAACAATGGACGTGGCGATCAGTGCGCCAACAAACAGACTTTTTGCTTCAGCGAAAGAAGGGTGATGGAAATCCATAGAAAAACTGTATCTGATACCCAATTTCCTGAGATAAGGATATTGCATGACGATCTGGATAAAGGCGCCCGCGGTGACCCCGATGGCGAGGCTGTATATACCGAACCGGTCCTTCAGTGTCAGGGCCGCAACGATAAAGGCAACGTTCATGAAAATCCCTGACAGTTCCGGGGCAGCGAAGTGCTCCTTTGCGTTGAGGAAGGCCTTCATTACAGACAGCAGGGTTTGCAGGGAAATAACAGGTATCATGATGATAAACAGGTTCCTCGTGATCTCCTTTGCCGCCGTGCTGAAGCCGGGCGCGATCATGCCCGTGATGGTAGCGCTGAATATGAAGAATATGATCGATACAAAAAAGGTGATCAGTATCGATAGATTGATAAAGGTAGAATAGATCTTTGAATACTCGTCACGGTCATGCAGGTATTGTGTGCAGACAGGTATAAGGAAGGCGCTCGTTGCCCCGGAAAAAAATAGAGTCTGAATAAGCCCGGGGAAATTGAAGGCAACGATGAACGCATCGACGAGAAGCGTGGCGCCAAAAAGATATGCCTGAACCGCTTCCCGGATATAGCCCAGCGGTCTGCTGATAAGCGTTATCAGGGTTATGACGGAGCCTTTTCTGACGATGTCCCGGGCAGGGTTGCCAGAGGAATGTGTTTCAGATATTTTCTGTTCCAATATTTTTTCTCTTCACTGTCCTGCGAAGTTTGTTGAGTGACTTTTGTTCTATCTGCCGGATTCGCTCTCTTGTTACGCCAAAAGTCTTGCCGATAGATTCAAGGGTTTGAGGCTCCTCGCCATCAAGACCGTATCTCAGGGTTATGACCTTCTTTTCATCGGTGGTGAGGGTGTCGAGCCAGGAGGCTACTTCTTCCGCTCTCTTTGTGTGCTCAAGAACTGACAGGGGTTCCTCGACGAAAGGGTCTGCCAGGACCTCTTCGAGGGTGAGCCTGCCCTCTTCATCGATCAGCGTCTCCAGGGAATAGGTCTTTATTATCATGGAAAAGAGGTTTCTTATAAACTCTACTTTGAGGCCTGTTTCCTGAGATAGTTCTTCAATCGAAGGCTCTCTCCCCTCTTTTTCCATATAATGGCTTGTCAGTTTTGATATCTTATGGATCCTTGATGACACATGTACGGGAAGGCGTATTGTTCGTGAGTGATTTGCTATTGATCTCTCTACGGCTTGCTTTATCCACCACGTTGCGTAGGTAGAGAACCTGCATTCTCTTGCAGGATCGAATTTTTCCACTGCCCTGATGAGGCCGATATTGCCTTCTTCAATGAGGTCCAGGATCGAGATACCCTGATTTGTATATTTCCTTGCAATCTTGACGACGAGCCTCAGGTTTGCCTCTATCAGTTTTTTCCTGGCCTCCGGATCGCCCTGTGCTATTCTTACTGCATAGTTCTTTTCTTCCTCAAAGGAAATGATCGGAAGCTTCCTGAGATCCCTCATGTAGAGTCTTTCTACTTTCACCTCTTCATTTGCAGAGGCATAGATGTTGCGGCTCTCTTCGCTTAATCCTTCCAACCGCGCTCTCCTATCAGTTTTACAAACCTGCATCCCCCGTGATTTTCTTCAATATAATGGTTGGCTTCTTCGCGGGTATAGACGATGAGGTCCTGTGAGAATTCATTCCCTATGGGTATTACCAGCCTGCCTCTGATACTGAGCTGCTCGAGCAAGGGTTGCGGGGCATTCGGCGCAGCGGCGGTCACGATTATACCGTCATAGGGACTGTGTTCCTTCCAGCCCAATGTACCATCTCCGATAGTAATAATTATGTTGCTGTATTTCAGGTTGTCGAAGATCTTCCGGGCACGCTTTGCGATTGCCGGTATCCTCTCTATCGTGTAAACCCGTTCAGCGAGTTCGGCCAGGACAGCCGTCTGGAAACCTGACCCGCTGCCTATCTCCAGGACCTTCTCCTTTCCGGTAAGCTGCAGGAGTTCTGTCATGAGG
It includes:
- the murJ gene encoding murein biosynthesis integral membrane protein MurJ, with product MEQKISETHSSGNPARDIVRKGSVITLITLISRPLGYIREAVQAYLFGATLLVDAFIVAFNFPGLIQTLFFSGATSAFLIPVCTQYLHDRDEYSKIYSTFINLSILITFFVSIIFFIFSATITGMIAPGFSTAAKEITRNLFIIMIPVISLQTLLSVMKAFLNAKEHFAAPELSGIFMNVAFIVAALTLKDRFGIYSLAIGVTAGAFIQIVMQYPYLRKLGIRYSFSMDFHHPSFAEAKSLFVGALIATSIVPINSFVGRIIASYLPHGEVASLAYAFRIFILPFSLFAVPVYTVMFSKISRLYHDKDWHGIAVHTDSSFILLCITLIPSTILLCTIGDICTKILYERGAFKAHETYITNRALFGYSTGIIFYAFSISLVRIFNALHDMKTPALVGITSIFLNAVLAAILMVPLKNLGISLATSLVSFYNFVMLYFLLKKKIQYRMAEKTIREIIKALLAGIILTLTILLARYIFIGNIYIILVSSALLTAVIYGLFFKNYYLAIFKK
- a CDS encoding sigma-70 family RNA polymerase sigma factor, with product MEGLSEESRNIYASANEEVKVERLYMRDLRKLPIISFEEEKNYAVRIAQGDPEARKKLIEANLRLVVKIARKYTNQGISILDLIEEGNIGLIRAVEKFDPARECRFSTYATWWIKQAVERSIANHSRTIRLPVHVSSRIHKISKLTSHYMEKEGREPSIEELSQETGLKVEFIRNLFSMIIKTYSLETLIDEEGRLTLEEVLADPFVEEPLSVLEHTKRAEEVASWLDTLTTDEKKVITLRYGLDGEEPQTLESIGKTFGVTRERIRQIEQKSLNKLRRTVKRKNIGTENI
- a CDS encoding protein-L-isoaspartate(D-aspartate) O-methyltransferase — translated: MLNNFQSKRQQMVDTQLIPRGIRDKRVIDAMKKVPRHLFLDEALWPQAYEDHPLPIGEKQTISQPYIVALMTELLQLTGKEKVLEIGSGSGFQTAVLAELAERVYTIERIPAIAKRARKIFDNLKYSNIIITIGDGTLGWKEHSPYDGIIVTAAAPNAPQPLLEQLSIRGRLVIPIGNEFSQDLIVYTREEANHYIEENHGGCRFVKLIGERGWKD